TGATGTTCAGGAAGGAAGAATGACATACTTGGAAGGGCTTTTGGGAATCAGCGAAAATGCGGGCAAACGTGAGCTTTCCGGAATGATAAATTTGGAATTTCTAAATCTGTGGGGAACGGATAGAGGCATCAAATTATTCTGGAAAAAGAATCCTAATGCATACAGTGAGTTGAGTCTTGGTTATCACGAATCGGGCATTCCAGGAATTCCACTGGCGGCAGATCTGGAACTTTCTCGCACCACTCAAGATAGCCTTTGGATTCGCAGTCTCGTAGATGTGGACATATATTACATTACCCTGTTTCAGAGGATTGGCTTCAGTTTTGCCGCAAACAGCATATTACCCGGAACCGGATATTCTCCAATTACGAAGGAATCGGAAAGCAGTTTTGGAGCATTCTGGAAATATCAGAATGCCTCAGGAGAACGGATACCCACAAAAGGCATGGAGTTGGATGCAGCATACGACTATGTGCTGAGTGCAAGTGGCAATAAATATGGAAAACTAAGCAGCAGTGCGAAATATTACTTTCCCTTAAGAAGCAGATTTATAAGCTATCTGGGCATATACTATAAAGATAACAACAAGCAAAATCCGGAAGCTTACGATCTGTATAGCATGGGCGGATTTGCATCTTTAAGGGGTTATCGGGAAGATGAATTCAAAAGCAACAGACTAGCTTGGGCAAATATTGAACTGCGATATATGATTGGACCGGAAACGATGATCTACACCTTCTTCGATCATGGATACATGCAAGGCGACGAGAACAATGCCAAGTACGATCTTATGGGTATTGGAGCTGGCTTGAAAGTAAGTACTAGATTGGGCATGATGAGCATTGAATATGGTTTGGGATACAGAGACAATAGTTTCAGTAGTTTAGGTTTAGGCATGATCCACTTAGGTTTGGATATTGCTTTATAAAAAAATTACTTGCCAAGAAGTTGAGCACTTATATTGTGACCCCATTATTACGATTTATATAGTCGTGAATAAGGACTGTGTGTAGGAGGGATAAGGTTTTAGAGCCTTTTCTTGCCTGCCATGACATTACGGCAAAACATAATGCCTATACCCCAAAAAATAAAAACCTTAGTTACCCCAAAAAGGGGAATACTGATGGAGGAATCAATGAAAAAAGTAGTTTTAATCGCCTTATTAGCTATGATGCTGCTTAGCATGCTTGCCATGAGCGCTTGCAAACCGAAACCCGCTGAAGAAGCCCCGGTTGAAGAAGTTGCACCAGTTGAAACAGAAGAAGCTGTTTTAGACAGTGTCGAAACAGACGCAGCTCCTGTAGAAGCTCAAGAAATAACTGAATAAGTTAAACAAATCAACAACATAACAGTCCTTAAAAAATGGGTAATTCGTTACCCATTTTTTTGCGGCAAAATTTCGCTGCATATAGCTTATAGCCCATAAATAGGGCGAGTATTTACCAGTCTGAAGACTTGATAGAGAGCATTGCCCATCCATATATAGCAGATGCTTTAGGCATGGGATATCTGTTTGGTGGGCTTTTTCAGATCGTAGCTATTCCCACTTTAGCATTCTTATTGGATGGAGTTTTGCATCATGCACTTATTAAGCGAGGTTCTGCCAAAAATAACTTGCCATATATGTGAAGATCAAAAAGAATGCCCATAAACTGTATGTAATAGGCATAAGCGCTTGTTCCCCGCCTATATTATACAGCCAAAAACTCTTAAGGAAGTATTACATGAAGATTCTCGTGGTTAATTGCGGAAGTAGCTCTCTTAAGTATGAAATATACGCAATGCCCGAACAGTGTAGCTTGGGTAAGGGGCTTATAGAGCGGATTGGGTTATCGGAAGGCAGAATATCACAAAAAGCCAATGGAAAATTATTCGAAAAAATCACCGATATTCCCAATCACCGTATTGCTTTTGAATTGATGATGAAAGCTATCTTAGATTCAGAACAAGGTATCCTTACTTCCCTTTCTCAGATAGAGGGCATTGGGCATCGTGTGGTACATGGAGGCGAAAAATATTCTGCCTCAGTGCAGATTGATGCTGATGTAGTTAAGGCTATTGAAGATACTTGCGAATTGGCACCATTACACAATCCTGCCAATCTCACGGGTATCGTTGAAGCTTCGAACATATTTTCCAATATACCGCAAGTAGCCGTTTTTGATACTGCTTTTCATCAAAGCCTGCCCCCGCATGCTTATCTGTATGGAATTCCCCGAGATTTTTATGAAAAGTATCGTATTCGCCGTTATGGATTTCATGGCACCAGCCATCGCTACGTAGCCGGGATTGCATTACAGATTATGAAAAGAAGCCCAGAAAACACCAATCTTATAACTTGCCATTTGGGCAATGGAGCTTCCATAACCGCCATCCAAGCGGGGAAGTCTATAGATACATCAATGGGCTTTACTCCTCTGGAAGGTTTAATAATGGGAACGCGCAGCGGAGATATTGATCCTTCTATAATCTTCTATTTAGAAGAACGGGGATTCGATTTTCACGATTTACACAATATCTTGAATAAAAAAAGCGGATTGTTGGGTCTTTCTGGGGTTTCAAGCGATCTTAGAGATATCGAAGAAGCGGCGGAAAATGGAAATAATGATGCCCTGGAAGCACTCGAAACCTATGCTTATCGCATTCGCAAATATATCGGTGCTTATGCGGCAAATCTCATCAAGTTAGATGGCATTGTCTTCACCGGCGGGATTGGTCAGAATGCCGTTAAAATGCGTGAACGCATCTGCAGCAGGCTCGAAAACATTGGCATTCACATCAATCAGGAAAAGAACCGTAAAGTAGGCAAAGAAGCCGGCATAATCTCTCAAGACTATTCTCCGGTAACAATCTTGGCTATTCCCACCAATGAAGAATTGCAGATAGCCTTAGATACGGTTCAGATTATTAAACCTCAGTTAGACGTGGTAGTTTTATGACCATATTACACTAAAGGAGTTTTTTATGAAACGCTTGTTAGTGATGCTTCTTGTGCTATGCGGAACCTCGCTTGCCGCAACAGCTATCCGCTCCATTCGCACCAAAATGTACTATGATTCTGTATGCAGATTGGTCTTTGATATGGATCGAGATACCGATTTCAACGTTAGAAAAGCAACAAATGGCTTCCGTATTGACATTCCCGGTTTTGATGAACAGATTCCCGAATACAATTTATCCGGAACTTATTTAGATGCCATAACCGTAGTTGATGATGGTATAAAAGTACATAGCTCTCAAAATCTGGCATTCTACACTCTTAGACTTGGCGATAGCAGGTCAATTGTGATAGATTTTTACAAGAATACACAAGATAAAGCTTCTCGTTTAGCAATTGCCAGATTCAATGCCGATAAAGGCAGATTAGCAACAGCCGATAAAGATTTCTCCCGTTTGGCGGTAGATTATCCCAATCATTATGATGTGTTTTATTATTGGGGTATACTGTTGCTAAAACGTGGCAGTGACAGGGCGTCGGCAAAATTCGCTAAAATTCCTCCCTCCAGTTCTTATTACCATTCCGCTCAAAAACTACTGCAACAAGGGCTTCAGTGGGAAACTGAAGATACAAAAAGCAGGGAAACAATAGGCGGAGAAAACATAACCGTAGATGAACCAAACGAAATTTCTTCTTCGCCAAAAACAGAGGCAGAATCAGATTCGCTTGTAACTGAGGTTCCACAATCTGTATTATCGACCCCAGAAACTACTACCAAAGCCGAAGTGAAGAGCAAATTGCCCAAGCAATTTTACCTATACTTTGCTGGCTTAGTTATTCTTTTTATAATAGTTTTCCTTATAATTAGAATTACCAAGAAAAGAAATAATGATGATCCTCAATGCGGAATCCAGGAAAGCACCATTTCCATGGATGCCAATACGCTTAGTAGAATGGTAAACAGACTTTTAGCCGATGGCTGGACAAATAAGGAAATTGCCCGCGAGATGAAAATCAGCATTCAGGAAGTTGAGCAGATTATTCGCCGACTTCACCATACTGGGAGTGTGGGTGATGATCAGTAAGTTTTATTTTTATGGTTTGTTTTGTAGTATAATTAGTTTTGTTTTTGTTTCAAGATTAAGTGCAGAACATAATTACAGCTCTGCCTTTGTACCAGATCTCCATTCTGGGGTTAGCTCCAGTTTTTTGGCACAAAACCCTATCTACGATGATTTCACTTTTCAAGTTGAAGATAATGGGCTTAGTTACCCATTTTCATCTATCAGCATTTTTAAAGAAGCTTTTGTTGATGTTTTTACTAATACCA
The window above is part of the Candidatus Cloacimonadota bacterium genome. Proteins encoded here:
- a CDS encoding BamA/TamA family outer membrane protein, whose translation is DVQEGRMTYLEGLLGISENAGKRELSGMINLEFLNLWGTDRGIKLFWKKNPNAYSELSLGYHESGIPGIPLAADLELSRTTQDSLWIRSLVDVDIYYITLFQRIGFSFAANSILPGTGYSPITKESESSFGAFWKYQNASGERIPTKGMELDAAYDYVLSASGNKYGKLSSSAKYYFPLRSRFISYLGIYYKDNNKQNPEAYDLYSMGGFASLRGYREDEFKSNRLAWANIELRYMIGPETMIYTFFDHGYMQGDENNAKYDLMGIGAGLKVSTRLGMMSIEYGLGYRDNSFSSLGLGMIHLGLDIAL
- a CDS encoding acetate kinase; protein product: MKILVVNCGSSSLKYEIYAMPEQCSLGKGLIERIGLSEGRISQKANGKLFEKITDIPNHRIAFELMMKAILDSEQGILTSLSQIEGIGHRVVHGGEKYSASVQIDADVVKAIEDTCELAPLHNPANLTGIVEASNIFSNIPQVAVFDTAFHQSLPPHAYLYGIPRDFYEKYRIRRYGFHGTSHRYVAGIALQIMKRSPENTNLITCHLGNGASITAIQAGKSIDTSMGFTPLEGLIMGTRSGDIDPSIIFYLEERGFDFHDLHNILNKKSGLLGLSGVSSDLRDIEEAAENGNNDALEALETYAYRIRKYIGAYAANLIKLDGIVFTGGIGQNAVKMRERICSRLENIGIHINQEKNRKVGKEAGIISQDYSPVTILAIPTNEELQIALDTVQIIKPQLDVVVL